GCTGTCACACTCGCTGTAGGGGATCTCCAGCGTCACCATCTCCAGCACGCACATCCCGAACGAGTAGATGTCCACCAGCTCTGTGTACTCCTCCTCGTAGAGCTCCGGCGCCATAAACTCCGGCGTCCCCAGTATCGAGTGCGCCGCGTGGCTCTTCCCTACGATCGCCGCCAGCCCCAAGTCCCCTATCTTCACCTGCAACAACCCACCATCAAAACATTAGCGCCGACATCGGTGTTTGAAGAGCGTTTGTTTGCTATATGAACTGCCTTTTtcaccaaaaaagagaaaaaagaaaaagagggttTGTTTCGCGGTAGCACCTGGCCGGTGTTGCCGTTGATGAAGACGTTGCTGCAGTTGAGGTCGCGGTGGATGATGCAGGGGTCGTGGTTGTGGAGGTAGTCGAGGCCGATGAGGATCTGGCGGGACCACTTCTTGAGGGCCTTGAGGGAGACGTGGCGGTGGCGCTTCCGGTACTCGCGGAGGTCGCCGGAGGTGCAGACCTCGGTGATGAAGTTGAGGGTGCTCCGCTCGGCGTCCGTCCACACCCGGTACAGAGCGATGATGTTGTCGTGGCGGAGCTCACGGAGGAGCCGCACCTCCGCGAAGAGCCGGTCCATCATCGGACGGTCCTCCCTGAAGCTCCGCAGACGCACTTGGTTCCACGCCACCTCGATCCCCTCCTCCTGGTCGAACGCCCGGTACACCTTCTTCACCGCGCCGGCCCCCAGCAGGTCCGCGTACCGCCCGTACCTCCCCGTCGGGTCCACCTCCACGAACAGCTCCTCGTCCTTGTCCGCCGCAGCCGCGGCCGCGTCCTCGTCCGCCGCCCCCATGCACGGCATCCCTCCGATGCTTCGGTTGATGCaatcaaatcaaatcaaatcaaaaccCTTGCTCCCAAAAAAAATGTCAGATTAGAAAGCCTCGCTTGGAACGCCGATATTCAGATCGAGGAAGCGAGATCGAGCGAAGAATACCTCGTAATCCGGCGGCCGGAGATCTTGCAGAAAACTTATCTCGATCAAATAAATACGGAGGAGGAACAGATCACGAGAAAATACCGAGTTCGCTCTTCTTTCAGGTGCTGCGTCGTTGGCGCCATTGAAGCTGAAAAATAGCGAAGAattgcaaaaacaaaaaaaacgatCGCCGCTGCCAAGAAGAGAAAATCCATCAGCCACGACCCAACGATCCGAAGCGGCAAATAAACTCTCGAATCTTGATCGAGATTTgcgaaaaaatcaaaaaaagttaaaaaaaccgGATCACGAGATTACCAGAAAAGACTAGATCGAAGAAAAGCTTCAAAACCCAGCGAACCTGGAGAGCACGAGAGAGACGGAGAGAGGTCGCACGGCGAAAGGGGAAAAGAAGGGAGTAGGCGATATTTATACTAAGCGAGTGGGGGTCGCTTCGCATGGCTGAGATGATGGAGAGCCGTCCGTCTCCGATAGGATGACGTGGCGGCTATCCAGGGATGTGGAATCCTTGACGCGGAGGTCCGGAACCCGGTTGAGTCAACCAATCAGAGTACTACCAGGCAAAAGATGCGAGGGATTAGCTTGAAAATCGAATCTCAAAGCCCACATGTGTAGCATTCCGATCCAACTACGTTAGATCATCGTAATCCGCTTCAGGAAGGAGATaatccatggatggtggagatAATGTCACGTTTTTacgtgttttttttgtttttttggagcTGTTGGAGCAAGATCGGGAATCCAATTCCTCTTCCGGcacgtttggttcgcgggaaaagaaaggagaaaagtatggtcaacggaaaagtaataagatgcctcttgtttgattggaattttcaaagaag
This window of the Phoenix dactylifera cultivar Barhee BC4 unplaced genomic scaffold, palm_55x_up_171113_PBpolish2nd_filt_p 002013F, whole genome shotgun sequence genome carries:
- the LOC103724268 gene encoding probable serine/threonine-protein kinase WNK11, which translates into the protein MPCMGAADEDAAAAAADKDEELFVEVDPTGRYGRYADLLGAGAVKKVYRAFDQEEGIEVAWNQVRLRSFREDRPMMDRLFAEVRLLRELRHDNIIALYRVWTDAERSTLNFITEVCTSGDLREYRKRHRHVSLKALKKWSRQILIGLDYLHNHDPCIIHRDLNCSNVFINGNTGQVKIGDLGLAAIVGKSHAAHSILGTPEFMAPELYEEEYTELVDIYSFGMCVLEMVTLEIPYSECDSIAKIYRKVTAGVRPAALGKVRDPEVWAFIERCLAKPRARPSASELLKDPFFSGLDDDETPPPPSVVAVEHCNPPSADISGIRLV